One genomic region from Aggregicoccus sp. 17bor-14 encodes:
- a CDS encoding DNA topoisomerase 3, which produces MVRRAAGGGEGRAGRGGAATAGAGGGGGVLAVVAEKPSVARDLAKALGAEQRGEGLYRGNGYVVTWAIGHLVGLAQPHEMRPEWKKWSRAALPMLPEDWPLVVSNSTADQFRIVREVMNAPDVEAVICATDAGREGELIFRYIYEAARCRKPVRRLWVSSLTDGAIREGFRRLKDGREYEPLADAAKGRSRADWLVGMNLSRLYTLAYRDALGDTLSVGRVQTPTLAMVVERELAIRNFVPQDYKEVLATFGPAQSQTGRYEGVWFRSGPQLKPNESAASDAREARRLPSDGAEAKRIVERVKGGRAEVESLTAETRRMAPPLLYDLTELQRHANRLYGFSAQRTLELAQALYEKHKLLSYPRTASRHLSQDVAATLPSVVQAIRAPFETQLAPGTGTRPLSRRYVDDGKVTDHHALIPTAVSPSSASLSPDERRIYELVCRRLLAAWHEDFVWQVTTVITAVTSTEGARQEVDRFHSQGTLVQSQGWKVLDVGGGAKPPKERAASKGKKPESAKDADAGEPQEDDSQELPVGLAQGQRQHVHDVRAVDKRTRPPARFTEASLLTAMETAGRTLDEKALSDAMRETGLGTPATRAAIIETLLEREYLVRRGKSLEATDKGIQLIGVVHPDVKSPAMTGAWEARLQRIEQGSGELPAFLRDIEAYVREVVGHVPAGPARAVTQSAPRLPVAHDAPPSRVSPLPPGEGQGEGRGRSSSPTSPVGQGAGRSAVTAPTQPGLFAPTPVRNTLAAATAAPRRASLRDMAQNAAQGDLLNPQAPSPRARREPTPPDQLRSLLQSAFGFPDFRPYQEAVCRAATEGQDLLLVMPTGAGKSLCYQLPGLARAGTTLVVSPLIALMEDQVLRLQSLGFAAERIHSGRERAASRQVCQDYLEGKLDFLFIAPERLGVPGFPELLAKRTPALVAIDEAHCISQWGHDFRPDYRLLGSRLPLLRPAPVVALTATATPDVQKDIVQQLRLQGHPGSAGNARTFIHGFRRTNIAVEVRELAPKQRPEAILTLLAQEERRPAIVYAPTRKHAEALAEALGERFPAAVYHAGLSASARDSVQAAFLGGRLEVIVATTAFGMGIDKADVRTVVHAALPASVEGYYQELGRAGRDGLPSRAVLLHSFVDRKTHEHFHKRDYPEPSVLERVYLAARAEPEPEELLYSRLRMEQELFAKALEQLWIHKGLERGQDGTVARGNPGWRATYVEQRERKLRHLEDMGKYAERAACRMQQLVEHFGDSQDRGGPCGICDVCAPEDCGSLSFVPPTALEADALERILEALHERDAQATGRLHRELFADALPRRAFERLVGGLVRAGLVRLSDDAFEKDGKTIPFQRAHLTHEGREARGLLSNVSLTAEAAPEAKGPRKRGRAQPKPTSSKSTSRRARRGARAKAEAGSGSGSDSDDAEYAQAAPRSRWRREPVSASTPAPRSRTSAAAPLKWGASAGLAEALRSWRLAEARERGVPAFRIFTDRVLHAIVEARPRDVASLRALDGVGPQLASRYGKALLALVGESG; this is translated from the coding sequence ATGGTCCGGAGGGCGGCAGGCGGCGGCGAGGGTAGGGCGGGCCGGGGCGGCGCGGCGACTGCGGGCGCAGGCGGCGGTGGCGGCGTGCTCGCCGTCGTGGCCGAGAAGCCCTCGGTGGCGCGAGACCTCGCGAAGGCGCTCGGCGCCGAGCAGCGCGGCGAGGGGCTCTACCGCGGCAACGGCTACGTGGTGACGTGGGCCATCGGCCACCTGGTGGGGCTCGCGCAGCCGCACGAGATGCGCCCCGAGTGGAAGAAGTGGAGCCGCGCGGCGCTGCCCATGCTCCCCGAGGACTGGCCGCTCGTGGTCTCCAACTCCACCGCGGACCAGTTCCGCATCGTGCGCGAGGTGATGAACGCGCCCGACGTCGAGGCCGTCATCTGCGCCACGGACGCGGGGCGCGAGGGCGAGCTCATCTTCCGCTACATCTACGAGGCCGCGCGCTGCCGCAAGCCGGTGCGCCGCCTCTGGGTGTCCAGCCTCACCGACGGCGCCATCCGCGAGGGCTTCCGCCGCCTCAAGGACGGCCGCGAGTACGAGCCGCTCGCCGACGCCGCCAAGGGACGCAGCCGCGCCGACTGGCTCGTGGGCATGAACCTGAGCCGCCTCTACACGCTCGCCTACCGCGACGCGCTGGGGGACACGCTCTCGGTGGGCCGCGTGCAGACGCCCACGCTCGCCATGGTGGTGGAGCGCGAGCTCGCCATCCGCAACTTCGTGCCCCAGGACTACAAGGAGGTGCTCGCCACCTTCGGGCCCGCGCAAAGTCAGACCGGCCGCTACGAGGGCGTGTGGTTTCGCAGCGGCCCTCAGCTCAAGCCCAACGAGTCCGCGGCGTCCGATGCGCGCGAGGCGCGCCGGCTCCCGTCGGACGGCGCCGAGGCGAAGCGCATCGTCGAGCGGGTGAAGGGCGGCCGGGCCGAGGTGGAGAGCCTCACCGCGGAGACGCGGCGCATGGCGCCTCCGCTGCTCTACGATCTCACCGAGCTGCAGCGCCACGCGAACCGCCTCTACGGCTTCAGCGCCCAGCGCACCCTCGAGCTCGCCCAGGCGCTCTACGAGAAGCACAAGCTGCTGAGCTACCCGCGCACCGCGAGCCGGCACCTGTCCCAGGACGTGGCCGCGACCCTGCCCTCGGTGGTGCAGGCCATCCGCGCGCCCTTCGAGACCCAGCTGGCCCCGGGCACGGGCACGCGGCCGCTCTCGCGCCGCTACGTGGACGACGGCAAGGTGACCGACCACCACGCCCTCATCCCCACTGCGGTGTCCCCGTCCAGCGCGAGCCTCTCGCCCGACGAGCGCCGCATCTACGAGCTGGTGTGCCGCCGGCTCCTCGCCGCCTGGCACGAGGACTTCGTGTGGCAGGTGACCACCGTCATCACCGCCGTGACGTCGACCGAAGGCGCGCGGCAGGAGGTGGACCGCTTCCACAGCCAGGGCACGCTGGTGCAGAGCCAGGGCTGGAAGGTGCTGGACGTGGGCGGGGGCGCGAAGCCGCCGAAGGAGCGCGCCGCCAGCAAGGGCAAGAAGCCCGAGAGCGCGAAGGACGCGGACGCCGGGGAGCCGCAGGAAGACGACTCGCAGGAGCTGCCCGTGGGGCTCGCGCAGGGGCAGCGCCAGCACGTGCACGACGTGCGCGCAGTGGACAAGCGCACGCGGCCCCCGGCGCGCTTCACCGAGGCGAGCCTGCTCACCGCGATGGAGACGGCCGGGCGCACGCTGGACGAGAAGGCCCTCTCGGACGCGATGCGCGAGACGGGGCTGGGCACGCCGGCCACGCGCGCCGCCATCATCGAGACGCTGCTCGAGCGCGAGTACCTGGTTCGCCGGGGCAAGTCGCTCGAGGCGACGGACAAGGGCATCCAGCTCATCGGCGTGGTGCACCCGGACGTGAAGAGCCCGGCGATGACGGGCGCGTGGGAGGCGCGGCTGCAGCGCATCGAGCAGGGCAGCGGCGAGCTGCCGGCCTTCCTGCGCGACATCGAGGCCTACGTGCGCGAGGTGGTGGGCCACGTGCCCGCCGGCCCTGCGCGCGCAGTCACACAGAGCGCCCCCCGTCTTCCGGTGGCCCACGACGCGCCCCCGTCCCGAGTGTCCCCTCTCCCTCCGGGAGAGGGTCAGGGTGAGGGAAGGGGACGCAGCTCCTCGCCTACGTCCCCTGTGGGACAGGGTGCCGGACGCAGCGCCGTCACCGCACCCACCCAGCCGGGCCTCTTCGCGCCGACTCCCGTGCGCAACACGCTGGCCGCTGCCACTGCCGCCCCGCGCCGTGCGAGCCTGCGCGACATGGCCCAGAACGCCGCGCAGGGTGACCTCCTCAATCCCCAGGCTCCGAGCCCGCGCGCCCGGCGCGAGCCCACGCCGCCGGACCAGCTGCGCTCGCTGCTCCAGTCGGCCTTCGGCTTCCCGGACTTCCGTCCCTACCAGGAGGCGGTGTGCCGCGCGGCGACGGAGGGCCAGGACCTGCTGCTGGTGATGCCCACGGGCGCGGGCAAGAGCCTGTGCTACCAGCTGCCGGGCCTCGCGCGGGCGGGGACCACGCTGGTGGTGAGCCCGCTCATCGCGCTGATGGAGGACCAGGTGCTGCGGCTGCAGAGCCTGGGCTTCGCGGCGGAGCGCATCCACTCCGGGCGCGAGCGCGCGGCGAGCCGCCAGGTGTGCCAGGACTACCTGGAGGGGAAGCTGGACTTCCTCTTCATCGCGCCCGAGCGGCTCGGGGTGCCGGGCTTCCCGGAGCTGCTCGCCAAGCGCACCCCCGCGCTCGTCGCCATCGACGAGGCGCACTGCATCAGCCAGTGGGGCCACGACTTCCGGCCGGACTACCGGCTGCTGGGCTCGCGCCTGCCGCTCCTGCGCCCCGCGCCCGTGGTGGCGCTCACCGCCACGGCCACGCCGGACGTGCAGAAGGACATCGTGCAGCAGCTGCGGCTGCAAGGCCATCCCGGCAGCGCCGGAAATGCGCGCACCTTCATCCACGGCTTTCGCCGCACGAACATCGCGGTGGAGGTGCGCGAGCTCGCCCCGAAGCAGCGCCCCGAGGCCATCCTCACGCTGCTCGCGCAGGAGGAGCGCCGGCCGGCCATCGTGTACGCGCCCACGCGCAAGCACGCCGAGGCGCTGGCGGAAGCGCTCGGAGAGCGCTTCCCCGCGGCCGTGTACCACGCGGGGCTCAGCGCGAGCGCGCGCGACAGCGTGCAGGCGGCCTTCCTGGGCGGGCGGCTCGAGGTGATCGTCGCGACCACGGCCTTCGGCATGGGCATCGACAAGGCGGACGTGCGCACCGTGGTGCACGCGGCGCTGCCGGCGAGCGTGGAGGGCTACTACCAGGAGCTGGGGCGCGCGGGGCGCGACGGGCTGCCCAGCCGCGCGGTGCTCTTGCACTCCTTCGTGGACCGCAAGACGCACGAGCACTTCCACAAGCGCGACTACCCGGAGCCCAGCGTGCTGGAGCGCGTGTACCTCGCGGCCCGGGCCGAGCCCGAGCCCGAGGAGCTGCTCTACAGCCGCCTGCGCATGGAGCAGGAGCTGTTCGCCAAGGCGCTCGAGCAGCTGTGGATCCACAAGGGCCTGGAGCGCGGCCAGGACGGCACGGTGGCCCGCGGCAATCCCGGCTGGCGCGCCACCTACGTGGAGCAGCGCGAGCGCAAGCTGCGCCACCTGGAGGACATGGGCAAGTACGCCGAGCGCGCCGCCTGCCGCATGCAGCAGCTGGTGGAGCACTTCGGCGACAGCCAGGACAGGGGCGGCCCCTGCGGCATCTGTGACGTGTGCGCGCCGGAGGACTGCGGCTCGCTCTCCTTCGTGCCGCCCACCGCCCTGGAGGCGGACGCGCTCGAGCGCATCCTCGAGGCGCTGCACGAGCGCGACGCCCAGGCCACCGGCCGCCTGCACCGCGAGCTGTTCGCGGACGCACTGCCGCGCCGCGCCTTCGAGCGGCTCGTGGGAGGCCTGGTGCGCGCAGGGCTGGTGCGCCTCTCGGACGACGCCTTCGAGAAGGACGGCAAGACCATCCCCTTCCAGCGCGCGCACCTCACCCACGAGGGGCGCGAGGCGCGCGGCCTGCTCTCCAACGTCTCGCTCACGGCGGAGGCCGCGCCCGAGGCCAAGGGGCCCCGGAAGCGCGGCCGCGCCCAGCCCAAGCCCACCTCGTCCAAGTCCACCTCGCGTCGGGCGCGCCGGGGGGCGCGCGCGAAGGCCGAGGCGGGCTCGGGCTCGGGCTCGGACTCGGACGACGCCGAGTACGCGCAGGCCGCGCCCCGCAGCCGCTGGCGCCGCGAGCCGGTGTCCGCGAGCACGCCCGCGCCGCGCAGCCGCACCAGCGCCGCGGCGCCGCTCAAGTGGGGCGCCTCCGCGGGGCTCGCCGAGGCGCTGCGCAGCTGGCGGCTCGCCGAGGCGCGCGAGCGCGGGGTGCCCGCCTTCCGCATCTTCACCGACCGGGTGCTGCACGCCATCGTCGAGGCGCGCCCCCGGGACGTGGCCTCCCTGCGCGCGCTGGACGGGGTGGGGCCGCAGCTCGCCTCGCGCTACGGCAAGGCGCTGCTCGCGCTGGTGGGCGAGAGCGGCTGA
- a CDS encoding HIT family protein, which produces MATDPNDPCLGCAISSGALRPPGGVLLREGGLVLHGLSGPSPLAGWVVLSAERHARALYDLDAQATSALGPLAARVMRAQREVLGAEHAYAFAIGDVLRHFHLHLVPRYADTPERLRGRGAFDAQAADMLTAERIEEACARLARALRESGPTGA; this is translated from the coding sequence ATGGCCACGGACCCGAACGACCCCTGCCTCGGCTGCGCGATTTCCAGTGGAGCGCTGCGCCCGCCGGGCGGCGTGCTGCTGCGCGAGGGCGGCCTGGTGCTGCACGGCCTCTCGGGACCGAGCCCGCTCGCCGGCTGGGTGGTGCTGAGCGCGGAGCGCCACGCGCGCGCCCTCTACGACCTGGATGCGCAGGCGACCTCCGCGCTCGGCCCGCTCGCTGCGCGCGTGATGCGCGCCCAGCGCGAGGTCCTGGGCGCCGAGCACGCGTACGCCTTCGCGATCGGAGACGTGCTGCGCCACTTCCACCTGCACCTCGTGCCGCGCTACGCGGACACGCCCGAGCGCCTGCGCGGCCGCGGCGCCTTCGACGCGCAGGCCGCGGACATGCTCACCGCGGAGCGCATCGAAGAGGCGTGCGCGCGGCTCGCCAGGGCGCTGCGCGAGTCAGGCCCTACCGGCGCTTGA
- a CDS encoding VOC family protein, whose translation MLEHVSLRCSDVAASRKFYEKALAPLGYRVTQDYPEAVGFMEGGHTSFWVSKGDVGTPTHIAFLAKDRKAVDAFHRAALEAGGKDHGAPGLRDYSPTYYAAFVLDPDGHNMEAVTFVRGSAPRKKTAAKKTAAKKAGARKARASKARPKAKRAAKRA comes from the coding sequence ATGCTCGAGCACGTCAGTCTCCGATGCAGCGATGTCGCGGCCAGTCGGAAGTTCTACGAGAAGGCGCTCGCCCCCCTGGGGTACCGCGTCACGCAGGACTACCCGGAGGCCGTGGGCTTCATGGAAGGCGGGCACACGAGCTTCTGGGTGTCGAAGGGCGACGTCGGCACGCCCACGCACATCGCCTTCCTTGCCAAGGACCGGAAGGCGGTGGACGCCTTCCACCGCGCGGCGCTGGAGGCCGGCGGCAAGGACCACGGCGCGCCGGGGCTGCGCGACTACAGCCCCACGTACTACGCCGCGTTCGTGCTCGACCCGGACGGCCACAACATGGAGGCGGTGACCTTCGTCAGGGGCAGCGCGCCCCGCAAGAAGACCGCGGCGAAAAAGACCGCGGCGAAGAAGGCCGGTGCCAGGAAGGCACGGGCGAGCAAGGCGCGCCCGAAGGCGAAGCGCGCCGCGAAGCGTGCCTGA
- a CDS encoding M13 family metallopeptidase, which translates to MKHLSLVLALGLGGFSAAAQAQTFPPGVDQAGIDKSVTPGDDFFAYANGAWVKATQIPADRSSWGIGEQLTEKTAAEVAELIKAAQTAPAGSEARKVGDYYAAFMDEKTIEARGLAPLKPALARIAAIRNKTDLARAFGQGLRADVDALNNTDFYTDNLFGLWVEQDLHKPGVHAPYLLQGGLGMPDREYYVATSDRMAKIRDAYKAHLATVLTLMGHPDPQGTAQRIFELETKLARAHATRAESEDVKKADNRWATSSFKTRARGLDWTTFFAAAGLQARREFYVWHPKAVAGEAALVASEPLETWKDYLALHLVEHHAAYLPRAFADERFAFYSKTLRGVPEQRVRWKRGVDATSDSLGMAVGKLYVARYFPPSSKAAVEQMVKALMAAFDKRIDGLDWMAPATKAEAKRKLAALKVGVGYPDHWIDYSTLTVQADDAVGNLDRAELFEYRRNLAKFGHPVDHGEWVMNPQLVNAVNLPVRNALNFPAAILQPPYFDPASPAAVNFGATGATIGHEISHSFDDQGAQFDSQGLLRNWWTRADFAHFEASGKALAAQFSTYRPFPDLVLNGEQVLSENIADLAGLNAAYDAYRIANGGKAGPAARGLDGDQQFFLAFAQSWRSETREATLRQQVITDGHAPDQYRAQTVRNMDPWYAAFDVKPGQALYLEPKDRVRVW; encoded by the coding sequence ATGAAACACCTCTCCCTGGTCCTCGCCCTCGGCCTGGGCGGCTTCAGCGCCGCCGCCCAAGCCCAGACCTTCCCGCCGGGCGTCGACCAGGCCGGAATCGATAAGTCCGTCACGCCCGGCGATGACTTCTTCGCCTACGCCAACGGCGCCTGGGTGAAGGCGACGCAGATCCCCGCCGACCGTTCGTCGTGGGGCATTGGAGAGCAGCTCACGGAGAAGACGGCGGCCGAGGTGGCCGAGCTGATCAAAGCGGCGCAGACCGCGCCGGCGGGCAGCGAGGCGCGAAAGGTCGGCGACTACTACGCCGCCTTCATGGACGAGAAGACGATCGAAGCCCGCGGCCTCGCGCCGCTGAAGCCTGCGCTGGCGCGCATTGCGGCGATCCGCAACAAGACCGACCTCGCCCGCGCGTTCGGCCAGGGCCTGCGCGCCGACGTGGACGCGCTGAACAACACCGACTTCTACACCGACAACCTGTTCGGCCTGTGGGTCGAGCAGGACCTGCACAAGCCCGGCGTCCATGCGCCCTACCTGCTGCAGGGCGGGCTCGGCATGCCGGATCGCGAGTACTACGTCGCCACCAGCGACCGGATGGCCAAGATCCGCGACGCCTACAAGGCGCACCTGGCCACCGTGCTGACCCTGATGGGGCATCCCGATCCGCAGGGTACGGCGCAGCGCATCTTCGAGCTCGAGACCAAGCTCGCCCGGGCCCACGCCACGCGCGCCGAGTCCGAGGACGTCAAGAAGGCCGACAACCGCTGGGCCACGTCGAGCTTCAAGACGCGCGCGCGCGGGCTCGACTGGACGACCTTCTTCGCCGCCGCTGGCCTGCAGGCGCGGCGCGAGTTCTACGTCTGGCACCCGAAGGCGGTGGCGGGCGAGGCGGCGCTGGTCGCCTCCGAGCCGTTGGAGACCTGGAAGGATTACCTGGCGCTGCACCTGGTGGAGCATCATGCGGCCTACCTGCCCAGGGCCTTCGCCGACGAGCGCTTCGCCTTCTATTCGAAGACCCTGCGCGGCGTGCCCGAGCAGCGGGTGCGCTGGAAGCGCGGCGTCGACGCGACGAGCGACAGCCTGGGCATGGCCGTCGGCAAGCTCTACGTCGCCAGGTACTTCCCGCCGTCGTCCAAGGCCGCCGTCGAGCAGATGGTGAAGGCGCTGATGGCCGCCTTCGACAAGCGGATCGATGGCCTCGACTGGATGGCGCCGGCGACCAAGGCCGAGGCGAAGCGCAAGCTCGCCGCGCTCAAGGTCGGCGTGGGCTATCCCGACCACTGGATCGACTATTCGACCCTGACGGTCCAGGCCGACGACGCCGTCGGCAACCTCGATCGCGCCGAGCTCTTCGAATATCGCCGCAACCTGGCGAAGTTCGGCCATCCCGTCGATCACGGCGAGTGGGTGATGAACCCGCAGCTGGTCAACGCCGTGAACCTGCCGGTGCGCAACGCGCTGAACTTCCCGGCGGCCATCCTGCAGCCGCCCTACTTCGATCCGGCCTCGCCGGCGGCGGTGAACTTCGGGGCGACGGGCGCCACCATCGGCCACGAGATCAGCCACAGCTTCGATGACCAGGGCGCGCAGTTCGACAGCCAGGGCTTGCTGCGGAACTGGTGGACGCGGGCTGACTTCGCCCACTTCGAAGCCTCGGGGAAGGCGCTGGCCGCGCAGTTCTCGACCTACAGGCCGTTCCCGGACCTCGTGCTGAACGGCGAGCAGGTGCTGAGCGAGAACATCGCCGATCTCGCCGGCCTGAACGCCGCCTATGACGCCTATCGCATCGCCAACGGCGGCAAGGCCGGCCCGGCGGCTCGGGGCCTGGACGGCGACCAGCAGTTCTTCCTCGCCTTCGCCCAGAGCTGGCGCTCGGAAACGCGCGAGGCGACGCTTCGCCAGCAGGTCATCACCGACGGCCACGCCCCGGATCAGTACCGGGCGCAGACCGTGCGCAACATGGACCCCTGGTACGCCGCCTTCGACGTGAAGCCCGGCCAGGCGCTGTACCTCGAGCCCAAGGACCGCGTGCGGGTCTGGTGA
- a CDS encoding AAA family ATPase: MPSDDLPRLPAADARRLNVLLLEAPRLQLPHAAKGLERKTAALLARLALEGPAPRAALAQLLWPETAETAARANLRQLLRRLRLAAGAADLVADAGDTLALGADARLDVLLLREAARAGRHAEVLAAPGELLGSETFDDVGELAAWVDEAREQVRAWRRTAREAEVARLEAAGELGAALALAEEWAQAEPASEEAGRAQMRLHYQLGGRTAALLAWERLRRALSQALDVEPMEETRALARTIERGARLLGVAAPPSPARRALPPSVLRPPVLAGREEAWRALSEGWDRGQVLYISGAPGAGKSRLAQDFAESKGRWMSFDGRVDDREVPYASQTRNFRLLLAARPDVQLEPWARRELGRVVPELLAPDEPVPGPLRSEAEQVRFFRAARDLYVAGCDHLRACIVDDMQYYDPGSVTMARFCLGELFPLGRPGSMPPILIAYRAGELRPAHQQQLVNMELAGLSRNVHVEPLDARGVARLLEGLGVPALVPHAERLARYTGGNPLFVVETVKHLLETGAHETGWPERLPPPGKVAPLIQQRLQRVSPAALRLARVAALAGTQFTLTLASAVLEASLVDVGEAAAELEEAQVLRSERFTHDLVHEAVEAGTPPALARALHARLAEVLVTRAAPPVRVAHHWFAAGESQRAVPFLMQAAGVDEDVMLPTEAADLYARAAGLLEGAGQLEQAAAARRREAECRRAAGSRLAAAH; encoded by the coding sequence ATGCCCAGCGACGACCTCCCCCGCCTCCCCGCCGCCGACGCACGCCGCCTCAACGTCCTGCTGCTCGAGGCGCCGCGGCTGCAGCTGCCGCACGCCGCCAAGGGCCTGGAGCGCAAGACGGCGGCCCTGCTCGCGCGCCTGGCGCTGGAGGGCCCCGCCCCGCGCGCAGCGCTCGCGCAGCTGCTGTGGCCCGAGACGGCGGAGACCGCGGCGCGCGCGAACCTGCGCCAACTGCTGCGCCGGCTGCGGCTCGCGGCGGGCGCGGCGGACCTGGTGGCGGACGCGGGCGACACGCTGGCCCTGGGCGCGGACGCGCGGCTGGACGTGCTGCTGCTGCGCGAGGCGGCGCGCGCAGGAAGGCACGCCGAGGTGCTCGCGGCGCCGGGCGAGCTGCTGGGCAGCGAGACCTTCGACGACGTGGGCGAGCTCGCCGCGTGGGTGGACGAGGCGCGCGAGCAGGTGCGCGCCTGGCGCCGCACCGCGCGGGAGGCGGAGGTGGCCCGGCTGGAGGCGGCCGGAGAGCTCGGCGCCGCGCTCGCGCTCGCGGAGGAGTGGGCGCAGGCGGAGCCCGCCTCGGAGGAGGCGGGCCGCGCGCAGATGCGGCTGCACTACCAGCTGGGCGGGCGCACCGCGGCGCTGCTCGCGTGGGAGCGGCTGCGCCGCGCGCTCTCGCAGGCGCTGGACGTGGAGCCGATGGAGGAGACGCGCGCGCTCGCGCGCACCATCGAGCGCGGCGCGCGGCTGCTCGGTGTGGCCGCGCCCCCGTCGCCCGCGCGCCGCGCGCTGCCGCCCTCGGTGCTGCGCCCGCCAGTGCTCGCCGGCCGCGAGGAGGCCTGGCGCGCGCTCAGCGAGGGCTGGGACCGGGGCCAGGTGCTCTACATCTCCGGGGCGCCAGGGGCGGGCAAGTCGCGCCTCGCGCAGGACTTCGCCGAGTCCAAGGGCCGCTGGATGAGCTTCGACGGGCGCGTGGACGACCGCGAGGTGCCCTACGCCTCGCAGACGCGCAACTTCCGCCTGCTGCTGGCCGCACGGCCGGACGTGCAGCTGGAGCCGTGGGCGCGCCGCGAGCTGGGCCGCGTGGTGCCCGAGCTGCTCGCGCCCGACGAGCCGGTGCCGGGGCCGCTGCGCAGCGAGGCCGAGCAGGTGCGCTTCTTCCGCGCCGCGCGCGACCTCTACGTGGCCGGGTGCGACCACCTGCGCGCCTGCATCGTGGACGACATGCAGTACTACGACCCGGGCAGCGTGACGATGGCGCGCTTCTGCTTGGGGGAGCTCTTCCCGCTGGGCCGTCCGGGCAGCATGCCGCCCATCCTCATCGCGTACCGCGCGGGCGAGCTGCGCCCGGCGCACCAGCAGCAGCTGGTCAACATGGAGCTCGCGGGCCTCTCGCGAAACGTGCACGTGGAGCCGCTGGACGCGCGCGGCGTCGCGCGCCTGCTCGAGGGGCTGGGCGTTCCGGCGCTGGTGCCACACGCGGAGCGCCTCGCGCGCTACACCGGCGGCAACCCGCTCTTCGTCGTGGAGACGGTGAAGCACCTGCTGGAGACGGGCGCGCACGAGACGGGCTGGCCCGAGCGCCTGCCGCCGCCCGGCAAGGTGGCCCCGCTCATCCAGCAGCGCCTGCAGCGCGTGAGCCCCGCGGCGCTGCGGCTTGCGCGCGTGGCGGCGCTGGCGGGCACGCAGTTCACCCTCACGCTGGCCTCGGCGGTGCTGGAGGCGAGCCTGGTGGACGTGGGCGAGGCGGCCGCGGAGCTCGAGGAGGCGCAGGTGCTGCGCTCCGAGCGCTTCACGCACGACCTGGTGCACGAGGCCGTGGAGGCGGGCACGCCGCCGGCGCTCGCGCGCGCGCTGCACGCGCGGCTCGCCGAGGTGCTGGTGACGCGCGCCGCGCCCCCGGTGCGGGTCGCGCACCACTGGTTCGCCGCGGGCGAGTCGCAGCGCGCGGTGCCCTTCCTCATGCAGGCGGCCGGCGTGGACGAGGACGTGATGCTGCCCACCGAGGCCGCGGACCTGTACGCGCGCGCGGCCGGGCTGCTGGAGGGCGCGGGTCAGCTCGAGCAGGCCGCAGCGGCGCGCCGGCGCGAGGCCGAGTGCCGCCGCGCCGCGGGCTCGCGGCTGGCCGCGGCGCACTGA
- a CDS encoding DUF2378 family protein produces MQSQASTAVAPSRHIFGHAMEGLLRVLGPEPTDEDLRVLHRLGMSLDALEVTYPLEAHLALLDHLVQSRWAQLPGDEGYAALGRATVEAYEGTLMGRVLLQMLRVLGPERVLYRLTKTFRSTNNYTETQVREVGPRHFEVWINVALRPGFVRGLLEQGLCFAGAHGVRVGQMVGRDGCAVYYVRWDAPEPLPA; encoded by the coding sequence ATGCAGAGCCAGGCCAGCACGGCAGTTGCGCCCAGCAGGCACATCTTCGGCCATGCGATGGAGGGGCTGCTGCGGGTGCTGGGCCCCGAGCCCACGGACGAGGACCTGCGCGTGCTCCACCGCCTCGGGATGTCCCTGGACGCGCTCGAGGTGACGTACCCGCTGGAGGCGCACCTCGCGCTGCTGGACCACCTGGTGCAGAGCCGCTGGGCGCAGCTTCCCGGGGACGAGGGCTACGCGGCGCTGGGCCGCGCCACGGTGGAGGCCTACGAGGGCACGCTGATGGGCCGGGTGCTGCTGCAGATGCTGCGGGTGCTGGGCCCCGAGCGCGTGCTGTACCGGCTGACCAAGACCTTCCGCAGCACGAACAACTACACCGAGACGCAGGTGCGCGAGGTGGGCCCGCGCCACTTCGAGGTGTGGATCAACGTGGCCCTGCGCCCCGGCTTCGTGCGCGGGCTGCTCGAGCAGGGGCTCTGCTTCGCCGGCGCGCACGGCGTGCGGGTGGGGCAGATGGTCGGGCGCGACGGCTGCGCGGTGTACTACGTGCGCTGGGACGCGCCCGAGCCCCTGCCGGCCTGA
- a CDS encoding GFA family protein: MRRMKLEGSCHCRAVRFSVQSKHPYPFMHCYCSVCRKTQGGGGSAINLSGDAKTLKVRGKEHLRVYRARIKNPEDARAHRSTGQRNFCGECGSALWLYDPTWPELVHPFASAIDTALPIPPERVHIMLEFKAPWVVVRADPQDKRFKRYPRESIAQWHERHGL, from the coding sequence ATGCGGCGCATGAAGCTCGAGGGCTCCTGCCATTGCCGCGCGGTGCGCTTCAGCGTGCAGTCGAAGCACCCGTACCCGTTCATGCACTGCTACTGCTCGGTGTGTCGCAAGACGCAAGGGGGCGGGGGCTCTGCAATCAACCTCTCGGGTGACGCGAAGACGCTGAAGGTCCGCGGCAAGGAGCACCTGCGCGTGTACCGCGCGCGCATCAAGAACCCCGAGGATGCGCGGGCGCACCGCAGCACCGGACAGCGCAACTTCTGCGGCGAGTGCGGCTCGGCGCTGTGGCTCTACGACCCGACGTGGCCGGAGCTCGTGCACCCCTTCGCGTCCGCCATCGACACGGCCCTGCCCATCCCGCCCGAGCGCGTGCACATCATGCTGGAGTTCAAGGCGCCCTGGGTGGTGGTGCGCGCGGACCCGCAGGACAAGCGGTTCAAGCGCTACCCGCGCGAGTCCATCGCGCAGTGGCACGAGCGCCACGGGCTGTAG